From a region of the Streptomyces venezuelae genome:
- a CDS encoding serine/threonine-protein kinase: MSEASNLSVYAGRASGLIGKQIAGYRVERMIGRGGMAVVYCAKDLRLDRTVALKLIAPERARDETFRRRFTHESRVAASIDHPHIVPIFEAGETDGVLYIAMRYVSGLDLRALLDREGPLPVATALRIAAQVASALDAAHDHDLVHRDVKPGNILVAAGTDSEHPEHIYLTDFGLTKKALALTGFTTDGEFVGTLDYMAPEQISGRPVDGRCDLYSLACVVYETLAGGPPFQREEDAALLWAHQYDPPPPLTERRPGIAPAAADVLTKALSKVPEDRYGSCLEFVAALRIATGGGTGAHAGPPPREDSRPPGVPGDSVPPREPPVWARPVFYGLPGGP, from the coding sequence ATGAGCGAGGCATCCAACCTCAGCGTGTACGCGGGCCGTGCCTCGGGCCTCATCGGCAAGCAGATCGCGGGCTACCGGGTGGAGCGCATGATCGGCCGCGGCGGCATGGCCGTCGTCTACTGCGCGAAGGACCTGCGCCTGGACCGTACGGTCGCGCTCAAACTGATCGCCCCCGAGCGCGCCCGCGACGAGACCTTCCGGCGCCGGTTCACGCACGAATCGCGGGTGGCCGCGTCGATCGACCACCCGCACATCGTGCCCATCTTCGAAGCCGGTGAGACCGACGGCGTCCTCTACATCGCCATGCGCTACGTCTCCGGCCTGGACCTGCGCGCGCTGCTGGACCGCGAGGGCCCCCTGCCCGTGGCGACCGCCCTGCGCATCGCGGCCCAGGTGGCGTCGGCGCTCGACGCGGCCCATGACCACGATCTCGTGCACCGGGACGTCAAGCCCGGCAACATCCTGGTCGCCGCGGGCACGGACAGCGAGCACCCCGAGCACATCTACCTGACGGACTTCGGGCTGACGAAGAAGGCGCTGGCGCTGACCGGGTTCACCACGGACGGGGAGTTCGTGGGGACGCTCGACTACATGGCGCCGGAACAGATCTCCGGCAGGCCGGTGGACGGCCGGTGCGATCTCTACAGTCTGGCGTGCGTGGTCTACGAAACCCTCGCCGGCGGCCCGCCCTTCCAGCGCGAGGAGGACGCGGCGCTGCTCTGGGCGCACCAGTACGACCCCCCGCCCCCACTGACGGAAAGGCGGCCGGGAATCGCTCCCGCCGCCGCCGACGTACTGACCAAGGCCCTGTCGAAGGTCCCCGAGGACCGCTACGGGTCCTGCCTCGAATTCGTGGCCGCCCTGCGCATCGCCACGGGAGGCGGCACCGGCGCTCACGCCGGTCCGCCTCCGCGGGAGGATTCCCGTCCCCCCGGTGTCCCTGGGGACTCCGTGCCCCCGCGGGAGCCCCCGGTCTGGGCCCGGCCGGTGTTCTACGGCCTGCCCGGCGGCCCGTAG
- a CDS encoding response regulator transcription factor gives MSLTLAAPQTEATAPTLAPREQEALRHIAAGCTYLQTARQMGLSKHTVDAYLRRIRAKLNISTTAEMTRLAISMGL, from the coding sequence ATGAGCCTCACCCTCGCCGCCCCGCAGACCGAAGCCACCGCCCCCACCCTCGCCCCGCGCGAGCAGGAGGCACTGCGTCACATCGCCGCAGGCTGCACCTACCTGCAGACGGCCCGCCAGATGGGGCTCTCCAAGCACACGGTCGACGCCTACCTGCGCCGCATCCGCGCCAAGCTGAACATCAGCACCACGGCCGAGATGACCCGCCTGGCCATCTCCATGGGGCTGTGA